The DNA window ATTTGCGGTAAAGATATGACCAAGGCTTAAGTATCCAATCACATCCACAATACCTGCTGTTACGCAAAGAACTAGCAAAATAATGTTTCGATAAGTAGAATTCCTCACGGTAAGTCATCCTTTCTTTTTATACCAACTAACTAGTTTACCGTGAAGGAAAAAATCTGTCCAGAGAGTTGTCTTACAAATTTTTAAGCGTGTCCCATCCAAAAGCTACTTCAGATAGAGATCTGCCATCAATGATAACGTCAGCTCGATCGATTCTTTTTCCGCCAAGAGCTTCATAAAAATGACAGGCGCTGTTTTGTTCAAAAGCCCATGTGAGCATCGTATGTATATTTTGGTTTACCAACTCTTGCGCCACTTCATGCATGAGCGCTTTTCCAATTCCTTTTCGCTGATGCTCTGCAAGTAAATACATTGCAGACAGCTCTCCGATATAGGAAGGGTACTTTTTGGTTCTCTCTTTACCATAAGAAGCAAAGCCGACAATCTGTCCATTTTCTTCTGCAACAAAAACAGAATTTGACTCCAACTGCTTTTTCCAGAGCGCTTTTCGCTTTTCAGCGTTCAACGAATCTAAAAAAGAATCCGGAACAAGTCCTTTATAAGTCGATTTCCAGCTGTTTACGTGTACATTAGCAATGCCTGCTTCATCACCAATTCTGCCTTGACGTATCATATGCTCACCTCGTTTTTTTTTCTATATTTTAACATAATTTTTACGCGGGCATCCCCGATTTTTCCTTTTTTGCTTATATATATAGTAGCCGTTTTACATAACAAAGGAGATGACGTGATGAGTAAATTATTATTAAAAGATCAGCCGTTAATCGTGCTGCCAGCGCTTGCGGTCAAAGTAGGAGTGAACGGAGCGCTGTTTCTTCAGCAGCTTCACTACTGGCTTGAAAAAAGCGTTAACGTGCAGGACGGATACACGTGGGTATACAATACAAATCAGCAGTGGCTGCAGCAGTTTCCGTTTTGGTCGCTTTCAACGATTCAACGCATCATTTCAAAGCTTGAAAAAGAAGGTCTGATTATAAAAGGAAAGTACAATCGCTCTAAATTTAACAACACGGTCTGGTACCGAATTGATTACAAGAAACTAGAAGAGCTTATGCCAAGCAGTGAGTTTGAAGAGCTCGAAGATGTCAATTTGACAGAAGGGAATAGTCAAATTGAAGCAGCGGAGACTGTCACAGTGACGGCTTCATTAACAGAGACTACAGCAGAAAATACAAATCAAATAAAAAGAGAAGAAGACGCGCATGACGCTTACGTACAAACGTTAGAAGCAGCTTTTATTGCTCGAAGAAACCGAGGAGTGTATCCTTCAGCGAGTGATTTGAAGCATATGTACGAAGTTGCAAAAAGCGAAATATCTATAGAAAATGCGCTATCTGGACTGCATGAAGCCTTTGATTACTACGTGCCTAAATACAGAGGTGATACCATTCGAGCATTTGCCTATATCAAACAGCATCTTTTTCATAAGCATTATTTAACATCACAGCGAGCGCTTGCGAATCAGCAGACTGAAAAGCCGCTTTCCTATGTTAATAATAAGCGTGTCATTCGCAAGGAATTGACGCCTGATTGGCTAAGAGAAAATGAAGAGACAGAGCTTCCAAACCATGTTTTTAAAGACGATGCTCATTTTGAAGAAGAAAAGAAAAAGCTTGCTGAAAGTCTTCGTGAGCTGGAGCGGGAATTAAAAAATAATTGAAAATACCACTGGACTTTTATAAGATGAAAGATAGTAAATCTTTTGAATGTGAAAGGTTTACTAGGTAAAAGAAAAGCCGCTTTTAAAGAAGGTGCGCCATAAACATGATAAAATTTTTGTTTTTGCTGTTCATGCCAACAATCTTTGTTTTTTTCGGTTTGTGGCTTATCCAAAATGTGTTGGTAACATTTGTTTGCTTTTACGGCTGGATGTTTATGATTTTATATGCAAATAATAAAATTAACGTAAAAGTAGCGCTTGCAAAAAAATCTCTGTATGTGGGAACTCTTAGCGGAGTTCTATGTGCCGCTGCTATAATTGGAAGTAGTATACTTTTTTCTGGTAAAATCTTTCATGAAGAAAGTATGCAAGGGGTTTTGCAAATATGGGGATTTAGCGGATGGAAAGTTACCATTTTAGCCGTCATTTTGATTTTTATTAATCCTGTTTTAGAAGAAATGTATTGGCGGGTGTATATACAAAATAAAGTAAAAAAGCGTATATCCGTACTTGCTTCAAGTGTTGTTACATCAAGCTTTTATACATTTTATCACGTGTTCATTATTCTCCCTGTTTTTGTTTTTCCGTTTCATTGGATTTCAGTAACGGGCGTCTTTTCAGCAGGTCTGATGTGGGCATATACAAGAGAGCGATATAGCGTCGAAGCGAGTATCATTAGCCATGCGCTAGTGGATGCGTCGATTATGATTGTATATGGATTATATGTAAGATGATGGTAGTATATCAAAAAAACATGAATCGTTATTCATTTATAACTTGTTTTCATGGTATAATAACAATAATAGTAAAATTTTATCAACACATTTGAATTGAAATAATGTATACTTGTAATACAAAGATTGAAGCGTTTACATAAATCGGAATACACACAGTTATACTGGAGCCGATGAACACTAAAAAAAGAGAGAGAGATAATTACTTGGAGGAGGAATAGAAGTATGTTTGTACCTATTGAGCGTAAAAAAGTGTCTAGTCAAGTGCTTGATCAATTAAAAAAGATGATTAAAGAGAAAACGTTCCCGCCAGAATCTCGTTTGCCGTCGGAACATGAATTGTCAAAAATGTTTGGAGTTAGCCGTGCACCAATTCGTGAAGCGCTAAGCGTTCTTTCTGCTAGTGGATTGATTGAATCAAGACAAGGGGGAGGAAGCTACGTAAAGCGTGTAAACTTAGTTGGCATGCTTGATCCAATGACGTTTGAAATGGTTGAAGCAGATCAGGTTCTTGAATTAATTGAAATGCGTATTATCATTGAGTCGCAAGCTGCAAGCCTAGCTGCGCTTCGCCGTACAGATGAAGAACTCATTGAAATTAAAGAATCGTTAGAAGCGTTTAAAAAGACGGTTCACAACAGTGAAGAAATTGGACATGAAGCGGACTATCGTTTTCACCATGATATTGTAAAAGCCGCTCATAATTCATTCCTTCTTCATGCAGTAGAAGATTTAGGTCATTTGTATCGAAAAGCGCTTGCTTATTCGTTAAACAAAAGCCAAAAAGAA is part of the Priestia aryabhattai genome and encodes:
- a CDS encoding GNAT family N-acetyltransferase — its product is MIRQGRIGDEAGIANVHVNSWKSTYKGLVPDSFLDSLNAEKRKALWKKQLESNSVFVAEENGQIVGFASYGKERTKKYPSYIGELSAMYLLAEHQRKGIGKALMHEVAQELVNQNIHTMLTWAFEQNSACHFYEALGGKRIDRADVIIDGRSLSEVAFGWDTLKNL
- a CDS encoding CPBP family intramembrane glutamic endopeptidase, whose protein sequence is MIKFLFLLFMPTIFVFFGLWLIQNVLVTFVCFYGWMFMILYANNKINVKVALAKKSLYVGTLSGVLCAAAIIGSSILFSGKIFHEESMQGVLQIWGFSGWKVTILAVILIFINPVLEEMYWRVYIQNKVKKRISVLASSVVTSSFYTFYHVFIILPVFVFPFHWISVTGVFSAGLMWAYTRERYSVEASIISHALVDASIMIVYGLYVR
- a CDS encoding FadR/GntR family transcriptional regulator, which gives rise to MFVPIERKKVSSQVLDQLKKMIKEKTFPPESRLPSEHELSKMFGVSRAPIREALSVLSASGLIESRQGGGSYVKRVNLVGMLDPMTFEMVEADQVLELIEMRIIIESQAASLAALRRTDEELIEIKESLEAFKKTVHNSEEIGHEADYRFHHDIVKAAHNSFLLHAVEDLGHLYRKALAYSLNKSQKENRKQTDADHERIFEAIKNGEPEEAAEAVRDHLEHVRQKVMVSQ